A stretch of Anaeromyxobacter dehalogenans 2CP-1 DNA encodes these proteins:
- a CDS encoding RimK family alpha-L-glutamate ligase — protein MPPGKKTARAKRAAARPRPDGELGVAILSRNPRLYSTRRLVEAATALGHAPRVLDTLRCNMVLARDRPRIFYLGEEVVASDVHVVIPRIGASITGYGVAVVNQFDLMGVPVLAAATPIGRSRDKLRALQLLSRFGIDIPRTVMCRYREEVPEAVQMVGGLPCIIKLIQGSQGVGVMIANTEVEVRGLLDTLWTLGQEILLQELVAESKGRDVRALVVGDRVVAAMRRTARAGEFRSNIHRGGVAEALELGREYAETAVKAARVMGLEVAGVDMLEARTGPKIMEVNSSPGFEGLEAATGLDIAALYVRHAVDFASTRQSGYASGHLA, from the coding sequence ATGCCCCCAGGCAAGAAGACCGCCCGCGCGAAGCGCGCCGCCGCCCGCCCGCGTCCGGACGGCGAGCTCGGCGTCGCCATCCTGTCGCGCAACCCGAGGCTCTACTCCACCCGCCGCCTGGTCGAGGCGGCGACCGCCCTCGGCCACGCCCCGCGCGTGCTCGACACCCTGCGATGCAACATGGTGCTGGCGCGCGACCGCCCGCGGATCTTCTACCTGGGCGAGGAGGTGGTCGCGAGCGACGTCCACGTGGTCATCCCCCGGATCGGCGCCTCCATCACCGGCTACGGCGTGGCGGTGGTGAACCAGTTCGACCTGATGGGCGTCCCCGTCCTCGCCGCGGCCACGCCCATCGGCCGCTCGCGCGACAAGCTGCGCGCGCTGCAGCTCCTCTCGCGCTTCGGCATCGACATCCCGCGCACCGTGATGTGCCGTTACCGCGAGGAGGTGCCGGAGGCGGTGCAGATGGTGGGGGGCCTCCCCTGCATCATCAAGCTCATCCAGGGCAGCCAGGGCGTCGGCGTGATGATCGCGAACACCGAGGTGGAGGTGCGCGGGCTGCTCGACACGCTCTGGACGCTCGGCCAGGAGATCCTGCTGCAGGAGCTGGTGGCCGAGTCGAAGGGCCGGGACGTCCGCGCGCTGGTGGTCGGCGACCGCGTGGTCGCGGCCATGCGGCGGACGGCGCGCGCCGGCGAGTTCCGCTCCAACATCCACCGCGGCGGCGTGGCCGAGGCGCTCGAGCTCGGGCGCGAGTACGCCGAGACGGCGGTGAAGGCGGCCCGGGTGATGGGGCTCGAGGTGGCGGGCGTGGACATGCTGGAGGCCCGCACCGGGCCGAAGATCATGGAGGTCAACAGCTCGCCGGGCTTCGAGGGGCTGGAGGCCGCCACCGGCCTCGACATCGCCGCCCTGTACGTGCGGCACGCGGTGGACTTCGCGAGCACGCGGCAGTCGGGCTACGCGAGCGGGCACCTCGCCTGA
- a CDS encoding isoleucine--tRNA ligase, with amino-acid sequence MDSKYSVNLPKTDFPMKANLPQREPEILRQWEEQAIFQRLVAQNAGRPGAKRFVLHDGPPYANGDIHIGHALNKILKDVVVKYRNLNGEVADYIPGWDCHGLPIELKVDKELGPKKRELDRPAIIEACRKYAQKWIEKQRESFKRLGVFGRWETPYATMSRGYEAEIVRTFARAAEKGFLYRGKKPVYWCITDRTALAEAEVEYEQHRSPSIYVAFDLVSALPDPKLAGRPARLVIWTTTPWTLPANLAVAAHPDFTYVAYDLNGQVVVVAKDLLAAFLADVAPGELSVSDVPAPHSPPAHEAATGGGGTVLAPQLAHPERVLAHLDGSALEGLRYRHPFLDRESQVILGDHVTLEAGTGLVHTAPGHGQEDYVVGLRYGLEVLNPVDGAGRFTERAGKYAGKKIFEANPEIVADLHASGHLLSDPKASLEHSYPHCWRCHNPVVFRATDQWFLSLEHADLRKATLAEIDRVRWIPHWGRERIHNMIENRPDWCVSRQRTWGVPIPVFYCEGCNEALLSPPVMERVAAAFEAEGMEAWYRHPPADFTAGAACPKCGKTEFRREQDILDVWWDSGVSWAAVIEREGLELPVDLYLEGSDQHRGWFHSSLLTSMALRGAAPYRAVLTHGFILDQHGKAMSKSAGNGIEPSEIIKKYGADILRLWVSASDYRDDIGLGDQILAGLAEGYRKIRNTIRYALGALDGFDPARDAVPEAELEPIDRWALARLAAWDEKVAKAYEDYEFHLAYHATMQFCAVELSALYFDVIKDRLYTWKADGRQRRSAQTALHAIAQDLIRLLAPILSFTASEAWTYLPGRPTESVWLAGLPRRARPADADALEARYGKLFEVRGVVQSKLEEARRAKLIGSGLEAMVTVRAEGEQRRLLEEARAELPTLFIVSKVVLADGPLSAEVARAPGVKCERCWIYAEDVGRDAAHPTLCAKCVGNL; translated from the coding sequence GTGGACTCCAAATACAGCGTCAACCTCCCGAAGACCGACTTCCCGATGAAGGCGAACCTCCCGCAGCGGGAGCCCGAGATCCTGCGCCAGTGGGAGGAGCAGGCGATCTTCCAGCGCCTCGTCGCCCAGAACGCGGGGAGGCCCGGCGCGAAGCGGTTCGTCCTGCACGACGGCCCGCCGTACGCGAACGGCGACATCCACATCGGCCACGCCCTCAACAAGATCCTGAAGGACGTGGTGGTGAAGTACCGCAACCTGAACGGCGAGGTGGCGGACTACATCCCGGGCTGGGACTGCCACGGCCTGCCCATCGAGCTGAAGGTGGACAAGGAGCTCGGGCCGAAGAAGCGCGAGCTCGACCGCCCCGCCATCATCGAGGCCTGCCGCAAGTACGCGCAGAAGTGGATCGAGAAGCAGCGCGAGTCGTTCAAGCGGCTCGGCGTCTTCGGCCGCTGGGAGACGCCCTACGCGACCATGTCGCGCGGGTACGAGGCGGAGATCGTCCGCACGTTCGCCCGCGCCGCCGAGAAGGGCTTCCTCTACCGCGGCAAGAAGCCCGTCTACTGGTGCATCACCGACCGCACCGCGCTCGCCGAGGCGGAGGTCGAGTACGAGCAGCACCGCTCGCCCTCGATCTACGTCGCGTTCGACCTGGTCTCGGCGCTGCCCGACCCGAAGCTCGCCGGCCGCCCGGCGCGCCTCGTCATCTGGACCACCACGCCCTGGACGCTGCCCGCGAACCTGGCGGTCGCCGCGCACCCGGACTTCACCTACGTCGCCTACGACCTGAACGGCCAGGTGGTGGTGGTGGCGAAGGACCTGCTCGCCGCCTTCCTCGCCGACGTGGCGCCCGGAGAGCTGTCGGTGTCGGACGTGCCGGCGCCGCACTCGCCGCCGGCGCACGAGGCCGCCACCGGCGGCGGCGGCACCGTGCTCGCGCCGCAGCTCGCCCACCCGGAGCGCGTGCTCGCGCACCTCGACGGCAGCGCGCTCGAGGGGCTGCGCTACCGCCACCCCTTCCTCGACCGCGAGTCGCAGGTGATCCTCGGCGACCACGTGACGCTCGAGGCCGGCACCGGCCTCGTGCACACCGCGCCCGGCCACGGCCAGGAGGACTACGTCGTCGGCCTGCGCTACGGGCTCGAGGTCCTGAACCCGGTGGACGGCGCCGGCCGCTTCACCGAGCGGGCGGGCAAGTACGCGGGCAAGAAGATCTTCGAGGCGAACCCGGAGATCGTCGCGGACCTGCACGCGTCCGGGCACCTGCTGTCCGACCCGAAGGCCAGCCTCGAGCACAGCTACCCGCACTGCTGGCGCTGCCACAACCCGGTGGTCTTCCGCGCCACCGACCAGTGGTTCCTCTCGCTCGAGCACGCCGACCTGCGCAAGGCCACGCTCGCCGAGATCGACCGGGTGCGCTGGATCCCGCACTGGGGCCGCGAGCGCATCCACAACATGATCGAGAACCGGCCCGACTGGTGCGTCTCGCGCCAGCGGACCTGGGGCGTGCCGATCCCGGTCTTCTACTGCGAGGGCTGCAACGAGGCGCTGCTCTCGCCGCCGGTGATGGAGCGGGTCGCCGCGGCGTTCGAGGCCGAGGGCATGGAGGCGTGGTACCGCCACCCGCCCGCCGACTTCACCGCCGGCGCCGCCTGCCCGAAGTGCGGCAAGACCGAGTTCCGCCGCGAGCAGGACATCCTCGACGTGTGGTGGGACTCGGGCGTGTCCTGGGCGGCGGTGATCGAGCGGGAGGGGCTGGAGCTGCCGGTGGACCTCTACCTCGAGGGCTCCGACCAGCACCGCGGCTGGTTCCACTCGTCGCTGCTCACGTCGATGGCCCTGCGCGGCGCGGCGCCCTACCGCGCGGTGCTGACCCACGGCTTCATCCTCGACCAGCACGGCAAGGCGATGTCGAAGAGCGCCGGCAACGGGATCGAGCCGTCGGAGATCATCAAGAAGTACGGCGCGGACATCCTGCGGCTGTGGGTGAGCGCCTCGGACTACCGCGACGACATCGGCCTCGGCGACCAGATCCTGGCCGGCCTGGCCGAGGGCTACCGCAAGATCCGCAACACCATCCGCTACGCGCTCGGCGCGCTGGACGGGTTCGACCCGGCCCGCGACGCGGTGCCGGAGGCGGAGCTCGAGCCCATCGACCGCTGGGCGCTGGCGCGCCTCGCCGCCTGGGACGAGAAGGTCGCGAAGGCGTACGAGGACTACGAGTTCCACCTCGCCTACCACGCCACCATGCAGTTCTGCGCGGTGGAGCTGTCGGCGCTCTACTTCGACGTCATCAAGGACCGCCTCTACACCTGGAAGGCCGACGGGCGGCAGCGCCGCTCGGCGCAGACGGCGCTCCACGCGATCGCGCAGGATCTCATCCGGCTGCTCGCGCCCATCCTGTCGTTCACGGCGAGCGAGGCCTGGACCTACCTGCCGGGCCGGCCCACCGAGAGCGTGTGGCTGGCGGGCCTGCCACGCCGCGCGCGGCCGGCCGACGCCGACGCGCTGGAGGCGCGCTACGGGAAGCTCTTCGAGGTGCGCGGGGTGGTGCAGTCCAAGCTGGAGGAGGCGCGCCGCGCCAAGCTCATCGGCTCGGGCCTGGAGGCGATGGTGACGGTCCGCGCCGAGGGCGAGCAGCGCCGGCTCCTCGAGGAGGCGCGCGCGGAGCTGCCCACCCTGTTCATCGTCTCGAAGGTGGTGCTCGCCGACGGCCCGCTGTCCGCCGAGGTGGCGCGTGCACCGGGCGTGAAGTGCGAGCGGTGCTGGATCTACGCCGAGGACGTGGGCCGGGACGCCGCCCACCCGACGCTGTGCGCGAAGTGCGTGGGCAACCTGTGA
- the lspA gene encoding signal peptidase II produces MRRPVSKWALLALLFAALLAADQWTKYLAVERLTVVFERGGDETLAERVRGFYTYRHLEPLSTEPYYVWRPVWRMNYVENPGAAWGLFRGHSQLFRNAFFTLVSLAAVAFILHYYRKLRQDQRYLQVALALVLAGAVGNFVDRLARRYVIDFVEWYWWNRPDLRWPTFNVADSLIVVGVAMLVLHPGSKREAARAPERRGAAAERV; encoded by the coding sequence ATGCGGCGACCGGTCTCGAAGTGGGCGCTCCTCGCCCTCCTGTTCGCGGCGCTCCTCGCCGCCGACCAGTGGACGAAGTACCTGGCGGTGGAGCGCCTCACCGTGGTGTTCGAGCGCGGCGGCGACGAGACGCTCGCGGAGCGGGTCCGCGGCTTCTACACGTACCGTCACCTCGAGCCGCTCTCGACCGAGCCGTACTACGTGTGGCGGCCGGTGTGGCGGATGAACTACGTGGAGAACCCGGGCGCCGCCTGGGGCCTGTTCCGCGGCCACTCGCAGCTCTTCCGGAACGCGTTCTTCACGCTGGTTTCGCTCGCCGCGGTGGCGTTCATCCTCCACTACTACCGCAAGCTCCGGCAGGATCAGCGCTACCTGCAGGTGGCGCTCGCGCTGGTGCTGGCGGGCGCGGTGGGCAACTTCGTGGACCGCCTGGCCCGCCGGTACGTCATCGACTTCGTCGAGTGGTACTGGTGGAACCGGCCCGACCTCCGCTGGCCCACCTTCAACGTGGCCGACTCGCTCATCGTGGTGGGCGTCGCGATGCTCGTCCTGCACCCCGGCTCGAAGCGCGAGGCGGCGCGCGCGCCGGAGCGGCGCGGCGCCGCGGCCGAGCGCGTGTAG
- the lgt gene encoding prolipoprotein diacylglyceryl transferase, with protein sequence MLPVLFRIPLPGGASLPLHTYGLLIAVGFMVGIWLAQREAARRGQDPRRLADLAFWILVAALVGSRVYYMLVNPGDFFSPARFLVATPFGRIPRVLAVWQGGLVFYGGFIGAALTAAWYLRRHRMGFLEHADTLIPSVALGHFFGRLGCFGAGCCWGDVAHGHLPWAARFPPESLAFQSFADRPDPGQYLAPDRLSTLPLHPTQLYEAFGELGLFLLLVIVVRPRKRFHGQVLSAWLMLYAVLRTGVEAFRGDVERGVILGLGVGQWTSLVIFAAGAAVWARARRSGAVGAGAAAAPAGGR encoded by the coding sequence ATGCTCCCCGTCCTCTTCCGGATCCCGCTGCCCGGCGGCGCCTCGCTGCCGCTCCACACCTACGGCCTGCTCATCGCGGTCGGCTTCATGGTGGGCATCTGGCTGGCGCAGCGCGAGGCGGCGCGGCGCGGCCAGGATCCGCGGCGGCTCGCCGACCTGGCCTTCTGGATCCTGGTCGCGGCGCTGGTGGGCAGCCGCGTCTACTACATGCTCGTGAACCCGGGCGACTTCTTCTCGCCCGCGCGGTTCCTGGTCGCGACGCCGTTCGGCCGCATCCCGCGCGTGCTCGCCGTCTGGCAAGGCGGCCTGGTGTTCTACGGCGGGTTCATCGGGGCGGCGCTCACCGCCGCCTGGTACCTGCGCCGGCACCGGATGGGCTTCCTCGAGCACGCCGACACGCTCATCCCCTCGGTGGCGCTCGGCCACTTCTTCGGGCGGCTCGGCTGCTTCGGCGCCGGCTGCTGCTGGGGCGACGTCGCCCACGGCCACCTGCCCTGGGCGGCGCGCTTCCCGCCCGAGTCGCTCGCGTTCCAGTCGTTCGCCGACCGGCCCGATCCCGGCCAGTACCTCGCGCCCGACCGGCTCTCCACCCTGCCCCTCCACCCCACCCAGCTCTACGAGGCGTTCGGCGAGCTCGGGCTGTTCCTCCTGCTCGTCATCGTGGTCCGCCCCCGGAAGCGGTTCCACGGCCAGGTGCTCTCCGCGTGGCTGATGCTGTACGCGGTGCTGCGCACCGGGGTGGAGGCGTTCCGCGGCGACGTGGAGCGCGGCGTCATCCTCGGCCTCGGCGTGGGCCAGTGGACCTCGCTCGTGATCTTCGCCGCAGGTGCGGCGGTGTGGGCGCGGGCGCGCCGTTCAGGGGCGGTCGGGGCCGGTGCGGCGGCGGCGCCCGCGGGCGGGCGTTGA
- a CDS encoding MXAN_5187 C-terminal domain-containing protein: MALPPQKPGRPAGPPPSAEEAARAARHATDELTDETAKLEEELEALKARYEQYFLGTERREPAHWRDEVRKKVLRLKGAFTRNTGLRFRIQSLHARYLSYERLWQRSVREREEGTYRRDLLKARRHAREAEGTPAAAAASATPAPGSASASPRVESPAAVARPSATPPPAPSAAGGDEARMRALYDAYISAKKQCHEDVSRLSYDVVARSVAKQVPEVMARFKAKSVDFRVEVKDGKAILKAIPRV; encoded by the coding sequence GTGGCGCTCCCTCCGCAGAAGCCCGGACGTCCCGCCGGTCCCCCGCCGTCCGCGGAGGAGGCGGCGCGCGCCGCGCGCCACGCCACCGACGAGCTCACCGACGAGACCGCCAAGCTGGAGGAGGAGCTCGAGGCGCTGAAGGCGAGGTACGAGCAGTACTTCCTCGGCACGGAGCGCCGCGAGCCGGCGCACTGGCGCGACGAGGTGCGCAAGAAGGTGCTCCGGCTGAAGGGCGCCTTCACCCGCAACACCGGGCTCCGCTTCCGGATCCAGTCGCTCCACGCGCGCTACCTCTCCTACGAGCGGCTCTGGCAGCGGAGCGTGCGCGAGCGCGAGGAGGGCACCTACCGGCGCGACCTGCTGAAGGCGCGCCGGCACGCGCGCGAGGCGGAGGGGACCCCGGCGGCCGCCGCCGCGAGCGCCACGCCGGCGCCCGGGTCCGCGTCCGCATCACCCAGGGTGGAGTCGCCCGCGGCCGTCGCCAGGCCGTCCGCGACGCCGCCGCCCGCTCCGTCCGCCGCCGGCGGCGACGAGGCGCGGATGCGCGCGCTCTACGACGCGTACATCTCGGCGAAGAAGCAGTGCCACGAGGACGTCTCGCGGCTCAGCTACGACGTGGTCGCCCGCAGCGTGGCGAAGCAGGTCCCCGAGGTCATGGCCCGGTTCAAGGCCAAGTCGGTGGACTTCCGCGTCGAGGTGAAGGACGGCAAGGCGATCCTGAAGGCGATCCCGCGCGTCTGA
- a CDS encoding recombinase family protein: MNNPARIATYHRVSTLDQNASLAREELRGAAARLGGEVVLDMEETGSGARNDRPGLQRLMEAARRGKLDAVVVWKLDRFGRSALDVLANIRDLDAAGVRFIAITQGIDIRPGGDAMSRLILGVLASVAEFERDLIRERTKLGIQKARAAGKRIGRPQVARPERVQVQRLREEGHSWREVAEALGCSTWAARQVAA; the protein is encoded by the coding sequence ATGAACAACCCCGCGCGGATCGCCACCTACCACCGCGTCTCGACCCTCGACCAGAACGCCAGCCTCGCCCGCGAGGAGCTTCGCGGCGCGGCTGCACGCCTCGGCGGCGAGGTCGTCCTCGACATGGAGGAGACGGGCTCCGGCGCCCGCAACGACCGCCCTGGTCTCCAGCGGCTCATGGAGGCGGCCCGGCGCGGGAAGCTCGACGCGGTGGTGGTCTGGAAGCTCGACCGCTTCGGCCGCTCCGCCCTCGACGTGCTGGCGAACATCCGCGACCTCGACGCTGCCGGCGTCCGGTTCATCGCGATCACGCAGGGCATCGACATCCGGCCCGGGGGCGACGCCATGAGCCGCCTCATCCTGGGCGTGCTGGCATCGGTGGCCGAGTTCGAGCGCGACCTGATCCGCGAGCGCACGAAGCTCGGCATCCAGAAGGCGCGGGCCGCCGGGAAGCGCATCGGCCGCCCCCAGGTCGCCCGGCCCGAGCGCGTGCAGGTGCAGCGCCTCCGGGAGGAGGGCCACTCGTGGCGTGAGGTCGCGGAGGCGCTCGGGTGTTCGACATGGGCCGCCCGCCAGGTGGCGGCATGA
- a CDS encoding DUF3854 domain-containing protein — protein MSHFIANNEVSPSPTSTPDSTSNDAAARPKTLSERHCQHLVDSGLTAETIARRGFYSCSDAEGRKILNWSERVRGNASGLVIPYPNVPGYAKIRPDSPRLRSGEWPAPANEPHHDYRVGDARWEPEPEVRKYEAPIGSMPHAYIPVDACASFSDAEVRLYVTEGEKKTEVLCQQGQPCISIPGVSNAHDVDHRREAQDWGGARSGSSRRNSASTCFPTARSVSCSTRPTWRRT, from the coding sequence GTGAGCCACTTCATCGCGAACAACGAAGTCAGCCCGAGTCCCACCTCCACCCCCGACTCCACCTCGAACGACGCCGCTGCCCGTCCGAAGACGCTTTCCGAACGCCACTGCCAGCACCTGGTGGACAGCGGTCTCACCGCCGAGACCATCGCTCGTCGCGGCTTCTACTCCTGTTCCGACGCGGAGGGCCGCAAGATCTTGAACTGGTCCGAGCGCGTGCGCGGCAACGCCAGCGGCCTGGTGATCCCGTACCCCAACGTCCCTGGGTACGCGAAGATCCGCCCGGACAGTCCCCGGCTGCGGTCGGGTGAGTGGCCGGCGCCCGCGAACGAGCCTCACCACGACTACCGCGTCGGAGACGCGCGCTGGGAGCCCGAGCCGGAGGTCAGGAAGTACGAGGCGCCCATCGGCAGCATGCCGCACGCCTACATCCCGGTCGACGCCTGTGCCTCGTTCTCGGACGCCGAGGTTCGGCTGTACGTCACCGAGGGTGAGAAGAAGACGGAGGTGCTGTGCCAGCAGGGCCAGCCCTGCATCAGCATTCCCGGCGTGTCGAACGCCCACGACGTCGACCACCGGCGCGAGGCCCAGGACTGGGGGGGGGCTCGGAGTGGAAGCTCTCGCCGGAACTCCGCAAGTACGTGCTTCCCGACCGCGAGGTCTGTCTCGTGTTCGACACGCCCGACATGGAGAAGAACGTGA
- a CDS encoding DUF5906 domain-containing protein: protein MFDTPDMEKNVNAIRACIRAARMIKEEGAVPLVGYVPPIPKLEKTGIDDYFVNAQKRSVAYPKSYNPLEGDFADARPVGPNELIEWLVEQKDEAGWERDDVLPELRRAAIWARVWHERERRAWHAWTRRAAKTFFVGQDEIEQMVAHLGLAQRDEPKASSWNDFDDGKILEHCVPILNHAFRLLVDRNGTERIFQVNDRNEATLQQSNANIHKALHDALKAEFGTVPPARLLEASNVLWKKETARLAEEPEPFCFAGDDRVCFKRFDWKPAEAPFPAWEEFLTRLSDREAFMAFVWSCFEKKNRSRQYLWLRGEGQDGKSKVLGVLLEVFGPAGAAINNSHVEKGNQFFFSALYGKRLVIYPDCKNAKFGMKEIVRNCTSGDPVAVEFKGETPFTTVLRIRLFVASNTKPEFTSQAADRSRIIYVEVAESASKDDPTWEERLKAQLPGFLWSCKATYERVCAHHGDIPVSEQTKAMLDEAAVAFEEQFHDIFDAHFSEAPGEAAPAKPVATILRGYGMNNNQINDFKAWMGRVHRVVYRPRKDGRVYEGLAFLPSSVR, encoded by the coding sequence GTGTTCGACACGCCCGACATGGAGAAGAACGTGAACGCGATCCGCGCCTGCATCCGGGCGGCGCGCATGATCAAGGAAGAGGGCGCGGTTCCGCTCGTCGGCTACGTCCCGCCGATCCCGAAGCTGGAGAAGACGGGGATCGATGACTACTTCGTCAACGCGCAGAAGCGGTCCGTCGCGTACCCGAAGTCGTACAACCCGCTGGAGGGCGACTTCGCAGACGCCAGGCCGGTCGGACCGAACGAGTTGATCGAGTGGCTGGTCGAGCAGAAGGACGAGGCCGGCTGGGAGCGCGACGACGTTCTCCCGGAGCTTCGGCGGGCGGCGATCTGGGCGCGCGTGTGGCACGAACGCGAGCGCCGCGCGTGGCACGCATGGACTCGGCGGGCGGCGAAGACCTTCTTCGTCGGCCAGGACGAGATCGAGCAGATGGTCGCACACCTCGGTCTTGCGCAGCGCGACGAGCCGAAGGCGTCGTCGTGGAACGACTTCGATGACGGGAAGATCCTGGAGCACTGCGTCCCGATCCTGAACCACGCCTTCCGGTTGCTGGTGGACCGGAACGGGACTGAGCGCATTTTCCAAGTGAACGACCGGAACGAGGCCACCCTCCAGCAGTCGAACGCCAACATCCACAAGGCGCTCCACGACGCACTGAAGGCAGAGTTCGGGACGGTTCCGCCGGCCCGCCTGCTCGAAGCATCGAACGTCCTCTGGAAGAAGGAGACGGCCCGCCTCGCGGAGGAGCCCGAGCCGTTCTGCTTCGCTGGGGACGACCGGGTCTGCTTCAAGCGGTTCGACTGGAAGCCCGCCGAGGCACCGTTCCCCGCGTGGGAGGAGTTCCTGACCCGCCTTTCCGACCGCGAAGCGTTCATGGCCTTCGTCTGGTCGTGCTTCGAGAAGAAGAACCGCAGCCGCCAGTACCTTTGGCTCCGAGGCGAGGGTCAGGACGGCAAGTCCAAGGTCCTGGGCGTCCTGCTTGAAGTCTTCGGACCGGCGGGTGCCGCGATCAACAACTCCCACGTCGAGAAGGGGAACCAGTTCTTCTTTTCGGCGCTGTACGGGAAGCGGCTGGTCATCTACCCCGACTGCAAGAACGCGAAGTTCGGCATGAAGGAGATCGTCCGGAACTGCACGAGCGGCGATCCGGTGGCGGTCGAGTTCAAGGGCGAGACGCCGTTCACCACCGTGCTCCGGATCAGGTTGTTCGTCGCGAGCAACACGAAGCCCGAGTTCACGAGCCAGGCCGCCGACCGCTCTCGGATCATCTACGTCGAGGTCGCGGAGTCCGCGAGCAAGGACGACCCGACCTGGGAGGAGCGGCTGAAGGCGCAGCTTCCTGGGTTCCTCTGGTCGTGCAAGGCCACCTACGAAAGGGTGTGCGCGCACCACGGCGACATCCCGGTCTCGGAGCAGACCAAGGCGATGCTCGACGAGGCGGCAGTGGCGTTCGAGGAGCAGTTCCACGACATCTTCGACGCTCACTTCAGTGAGGCACCGGGCGAGGCCGCACCCGCGAAGCCCGTCGCGACGATCCTGCGCGGCTACGGGATGAACAACAACCAGATCAACGACTTCAAGGCGTGGATGGGACGGGTCCACCGCGTCGTGTATCGGCCGAGGAAGGACGGCCGTGTATACGAGGGACTCGCGTTCCTTCCGAGCAGCGTCCGGTGA
- a CDS encoding IS66-like element ISAde1 family transposase, whose amino-acid sequence MGGDDHRCEWRERAEALEARLAQVEATLEKLQRHQFGARSEKMPPISEAIRDPAHAEAERIAAQQKRRENAEKKRQLVARKIVHEVREDQKSCPKCGGHEFTPLGEGKVTELYELVPARIERQLHVQKKVRCRCGETIITADGPAKVFDKTRFGPTFMAQVAVSKCADSLPLYRQAKAYRRTGVEVNDSTLGDLFHRTAELVDPLYERLLHLVAEKEIVLADETTHRVQAKGKTRTAWIWSFIARDEAERELIAYVFSRSRSGETPVRVLEGTIGKLLVDGYEGYNKVTLPGGRERAGCWAHARRKFFDAQSTATAAAKHAMELILELYKIERAALDADLLGTPEHLAMRQTRSRVVIDEIRAWLDAVQGRHPPRSPIGVAIGYALGQWNELTLFLTDPHLPIDNNASEGALRVCALGRKNFLFVGTDAAGENLAGLYSLIATCEANGINPVDYLADVLLRVQTHPASRIDELLPHNWTPPRPEPSA is encoded by the coding sequence ATGGGCGGCGACGATCATCGTTGCGAGTGGCGCGAGCGAGCCGAAGCGCTCGAGGCCCGGCTCGCGCAGGTCGAAGCGACGCTCGAGAAGCTGCAGCGCCACCAGTTCGGCGCGCGCTCCGAGAAGATGCCGCCGATCTCCGAGGCGATCCGCGATCCGGCGCACGCCGAGGCCGAGCGGATCGCCGCCCAGCAGAAGCGGCGTGAGAACGCCGAGAAGAAGCGGCAGCTCGTCGCTCGCAAGATCGTTCACGAGGTCCGCGAAGACCAGAAGTCGTGCCCGAAGTGCGGAGGCCACGAGTTCACGCCGCTCGGCGAAGGCAAGGTGACGGAGTTGTACGAGCTCGTCCCCGCGCGCATCGAGCGGCAGCTCCACGTGCAGAAGAAGGTCCGCTGCCGGTGCGGCGAGACCATCATCACCGCCGACGGGCCGGCGAAGGTGTTCGACAAGACGCGCTTCGGCCCGACGTTCATGGCGCAGGTGGCAGTCTCGAAGTGCGCCGACTCACTCCCGCTCTACCGCCAGGCGAAGGCGTACCGGCGCACCGGAGTCGAGGTGAACGACTCGACCCTCGGCGATCTCTTCCACCGAACCGCGGAGCTGGTGGACCCCCTCTACGAGCGGCTCCTGCATCTCGTCGCCGAGAAGGAGATCGTGCTCGCGGACGAGACGACGCATCGCGTGCAGGCGAAGGGGAAGACGCGCACCGCCTGGATCTGGAGCTTCATCGCGCGCGACGAAGCGGAGCGTGAGCTGATCGCGTACGTCTTCTCCCGCAGCCGATCGGGCGAGACTCCGGTCCGCGTGCTTGAAGGCACGATCGGCAAGCTGCTCGTCGACGGGTACGAGGGCTACAACAAGGTGACGCTGCCGGGCGGACGCGAACGCGCCGGCTGCTGGGCCCACGCTCGCAGGAAGTTCTTCGACGCCCAGTCGACCGCGACAGCGGCCGCCAAGCACGCGATGGAGCTCATCCTCGAGCTGTACAAGATCGAGCGCGCTGCGCTCGACGCGGATCTGCTCGGCACTCCGGAGCACCTCGCGATGCGGCAGACGCGCAGCCGCGTCGTCATCGACGAGATCAGGGCGTGGCTCGATGCCGTGCAGGGGCGGCATCCGCCACGCTCGCCGATCGGCGTCGCGATCGGTTACGCGCTTGGCCAGTGGAACGAGCTGACGCTCTTCCTCACCGATCCCCATCTACCCATCGACAACAACGCGAGCGAGGGCGCGCTGCGCGTCTGCGCCCTCGGACGGAAGAACTTCCTGTTTGTTGGAACGGACGCGGCGGGCGAGAACCTGGCCGGCCTGTACTCGCTCATCGCGACGTGCGAGGCGAACGGCATCAACCCGGTCGACTACCTCGCCGACGTCCTCCTCCGCGTGCAGACGCATCCGGCGTCGCGGATCGACGAGCTCCTGCCGCACAACTGGACGCCACCCAGACCCGAGCCGTCGGCCTGA